In one Neobacillus sp. WH10 genomic region, the following are encoded:
- the rpmC gene encoding 50S ribosomal protein L29 — protein sequence MKANELRDLTTAEIEQKVKSLKEELFNLRFQLATGQLENTARIREVRKSIARMKTVVREREISVNK from the coding sequence GTGAAAGCTAATGAACTACGTGACCTTACCACTGCTGAAATTGAACAAAAAGTAAAATCTCTAAAAGAAGAGCTTTTCAACCTTCGCTTTCAATTGGCGACAGGACAACTTGAAAACACAGCTCGTATTCGTGAAGTACGCAAATCGATTGCTCGCATGAAAACAGTTGTTCGTGAAAGAGAAATCAGCGTTAACAAGTGA
- the rpsS gene encoding 30S ribosomal protein S19: MGRSLKKGPFVDDHLMVKVEKLNETESKQVIKTWSRRSTIFPQFIGHTIAVYDGRKHVPVYVTEDMVGHKLGEFAPTRAYKGHGNDDKKTRR; encoded by the coding sequence ATGGGTCGCAGCTTAAAAAAAGGACCATTTGTTGATGATCATTTAATGGTTAAGGTCGAAAAGTTAAATGAAACTGAGAGTAAGCAAGTTATTAAAACTTGGTCTCGCCGTTCTACGATCTTCCCACAATTTATCGGCCACACAATCGCTGTTTATGATGGTCGCAAACATGTGCCTGTTTATGTTACTGAAGACATGGTAGGACACAAGCTTGGAGAATTCGCTCCAACACGTGCTTACAAAGGGCATGGAAATGATGACAAGAAAACAAGACGTTAA
- the rplW gene encoding 50S ribosomal protein L23 gives MDARDIIKRPVITERSTDLMAEKKYTFEVDVRANKTQVKDAVQEIFGVDVEKVNIMNYKGKFKRMGKFGGYTNKRRKAIVKLTADSKEIEFFEA, from the coding sequence ATGGATGCACGCGATATCATTAAGCGCCCCGTTATCACTGAGCGTTCTACTGACCTAATGGCTGAAAAGAAATATACGTTCGAAGTTGATGTTAGAGCTAACAAAACACAAGTCAAAGATGCTGTTCAAGAAATCTTCGGCGTTGATGTTGAAAAAGTTAACATCATGAACTATAAAGGTAAATTCAAACGTATGGGTAAATTCGGCGGTTACACAAACAAACGTCGTAAAGCAATTGTAAAATTAACTGCTGACAGCAAAGAAATCGAATTCTTTGAAGCATAA
- the rplD gene encoding 50S ribosomal protein L4: MPKVALLNQNGSQVGDIELNEAVFGIEPNQHVLFEAIIMQRASLRQGTHKTKIRSEVRGGGRKPWRQKGTGRARQGSIRSPQWRGGGTVFGPTPRSYSYKLPKKVRRLAIKSALSSKVLEENILVLESLAFDAPKTKEFKSVLGGLSVEKKALIVTADLDENVALSARNIPGVTVVTADGINVLDVVNHDKLIMTKAAVEKVEEVLA; the protein is encoded by the coding sequence ATGCCTAAAGTAGCATTATTAAACCAAAACGGTTCACAAGTTGGTGATATCGAACTTAATGAAGCAGTTTTTGGTATTGAGCCTAACCAGCACGTATTATTTGAAGCGATTATTATGCAAAGAGCTTCTTTACGTCAAGGAACTCATAAAACAAAAATTCGTTCTGAAGTACGCGGCGGTGGTCGTAAGCCATGGCGTCAAAAAGGAACTGGCCGTGCACGTCAAGGGTCAATTCGTTCTCCACAATGGCGCGGAGGTGGTACAGTTTTCGGTCCAACACCACGCAGCTACAGCTATAAATTACCGAAAAAAGTTCGTCGCTTAGCGATTAAATCAGCACTTTCTTCTAAAGTGTTAGAAGAAAATATCTTGGTACTTGAAAGTTTAGCTTTCGATGCACCAAAAACAAAAGAATTCAAATCAGTATTAGGAGGCCTTTCTGTAGAGAAAAAGGCACTTATCGTTACTGCTGACCTTGATGAAAACGTAGCATTATCTGCACGTAACATTCCTGGTGTAACAGTTGTAACAGCTGATGGAATCAACGTATTGGACGTTGTAAATCATGATAAATTAATCATGACTAAAGCAGCGGTTGAAAAAGTAGAGGAGGTGCTTGCATAA
- the rpsC gene encoding 30S ribosomal protein S3, whose protein sequence is MGQKVNPVGLRIGIIRDWESKWYAGKDFATLLHEDLKVREYITKRLKDASVSKVEIERAANRVNVTVHTAKPGMVIGKGGTEVEALRKALNQLTGKRVHINILEIKRADLDAKLVAENIARQLENRVSFRRAQKQVIQRAMRAGAKGIKTMVSGRLGGADIARSEHYSEGTVPLHTLRADIDYATAEADTTYGKLGVKVWIYKGEVLPTKKKNAEGGK, encoded by the coding sequence GTGGGTCAAAAAGTAAATCCAGTCGGTTTGCGTATCGGAATCATCCGTGATTGGGAATCTAAATGGTACGCAGGTAAAGACTTCGCTACTCTTTTACACGAAGACCTTAAAGTTCGTGAGTACATCACGAAGCGTTTAAAAGATGCTTCTGTTTCTAAAGTAGAAATCGAACGTGCTGCTAACCGTGTGAATGTTACAGTTCATACTGCTAAGCCTGGTATGGTTATCGGTAAAGGCGGAACAGAAGTCGAAGCACTTCGTAAGGCATTAAATCAATTAACTGGCAAACGTGTTCACATCAACATTCTTGAAATCAAGAGAGCTGATCTTGATGCGAAACTAGTTGCTGAAAATATTGCTCGTCAATTAGAAAACCGTGTATCTTTCCGTCGTGCCCAAAAGCAAGTCATTCAACGTGCAATGCGTGCAGGTGCGAAAGGTATCAAAACAATGGTATCTGGCCGTCTTGGCGGCGCTGATATCGCTCGTTCTGAACATTACAGCGAAGGAACAGTTCCACTTCATACTCTTCGCGCTGATATCGACTATGCTACAGCTGAAGCTGATACTACTTATGGTAAGCTAGGCGTAAAAGTATGGATCTATAAGGGAGAAGTCCTTCCTACTAAGAAGAAAAATGCGGAAGGAGGCAAATAA
- the rpsQ gene encoding 30S ribosomal protein S17: protein MSERNQRKVYTGRVVSDKMDKTVTVLVETHKKHPLYGKRVKYSKKFKAHDEQNQAKIGDVVRIMETRPLSATKRFRLVEVVEKAVII, encoded by the coding sequence ATGAGTGAACGTAACCAACGCAAGGTTTACACTGGACGCGTTGTTTCTGACAAAATGGATAAAACCGTTACAGTTCTTGTCGAAACACATAAAAAGCATCCATTATACGGTAAACGCGTTAAGTACTCTAAAAAGTTTAAAGCTCATGATGAGCAAAACCAGGCAAAAATTGGCGATGTTGTACGCATCATGGAAACTCGCCCACTTTCAGCTACTAAACGCTTCCGTTTAGTCGAAGTAGTAGAAAAAGCAGTTATTATTTAA
- the rplV gene encoding 50S ribosomal protein L22, whose translation MQAKAVARTVRIAPRKARLVVDLIRGKQVGEAVAILNLTPKAASPIVEKVLKSAMANAEHNYEMDVNNLVVEQAFVDEGPTLKRFRPRAMGRASQINKRTSHITIVLSEKKEG comes from the coding sequence ATGCAAGCTAAAGCTGTTGCAAGAACAGTTCGTATTGCTCCTCGTAAAGCACGTTTAGTCGTTGATTTAATCCGAGGTAAGCAAGTTGGTGAAGCGGTGGCGATTTTAAATCTCACTCCTAAGGCTGCTTCTCCAATCGTTGAAAAAGTATTAAAGTCAGCTATGGCAAATGCTGAGCACAACTATGAAATGGACGTAAATAATCTAGTTGTTGAACAAGCATTCGTTGACGAAGGACCAACCTTAAAACGTTTCCGTCCTCGCGCAATGGGCCGTGCAAGCCAAATTAACAAACGCACAAGCCACATCACAATCGTTTTATCAGAAAAGAAGGAGGGATAA
- the rplP gene encoding 50S ribosomal protein L16, which yields MLLPKRVKYRRQHRGKMRGNAKGGTEVTFGEYGLQATEASWITNRQIEAARIAMTRYMKRGGKVWIKIFPHKPYTAKPLEVRMGSGKGAPEGWVAVVKPGKVMFEIAGVSEEIAREALRLAMHKLPVKCKFVKREEIGGESSES from the coding sequence ATGTTATTGCCAAAACGCGTAAAATATCGCCGTCAACACCGTGGTAAAATGCGTGGTAACGCAAAAGGCGGCACGGAAGTAACTTTCGGTGAATACGGCCTACAAGCAACTGAAGCTTCTTGGATCACAAATCGTCAAATTGAAGCTGCCCGTATTGCCATGACACGTTACATGAAACGTGGCGGTAAAGTTTGGATTAAAATCTTCCCACATAAGCCTTACACTGCTAAACCATTAGAAGTGCGGATGGGTTCCGGTAAAGGGGCACCTGAAGGCTGGGTAGCTGTTGTAAAACCTGGAAAAGTAATGTTCGAAATTGCTGGCGTTTCTGAAGAAATCGCACGTGAAGCACTTCGACTTGCAATGCACAAACTTCCTGTAAAGTGTAAGTTTGTAAAACGAGAAGAAATTGGTGGTGAATCAAGTGAAAGCTAA
- the rplB gene encoding 50S ribosomal protein L2, whose protein sequence is MAIKKYKPTSNGRRGMTTSDFAEITTSTPEKSLLAPLTRKGGRNNQGKLTVRHQGGGHKRQYRLIDFKRNKDGIPGRVATIEYDPNRSANIALINYVDGEKRYILAPKNLQVGMEVMSGPEADIKVGNALPLANIPVGTVVHNIELKPGKGGQLVRSAGTSAQVLGKEGKYVLVRLTSGEVRMILAECRASIGQVGNEQHELINIGKAGRSRWLGKRPTVRGSVMNPNDHPHGGGEGRSPIGRKSPMSPWGKPTLGFKTRKKKNKSDKFIVRRRKK, encoded by the coding sequence ATGGCGATTAAAAAGTACAAACCTACCTCCAATGGTCGTCGCGGAATGACTACTTCTGATTTCGCAGAAATCACAACTAGCACTCCAGAAAAATCTCTTTTAGCCCCGCTAACGAGAAAAGGCGGCCGTAATAACCAAGGTAAGTTAACTGTTCGTCATCAAGGTGGCGGCCATAAGCGTCAATATCGTTTAATTGATTTTAAACGTAATAAAGATGGCATTCCAGGACGCGTTGCTACTATCGAGTACGATCCAAATCGTTCTGCAAATATTGCATTAATTAATTATGTTGATGGAGAAAAGCGTTATATCCTAGCTCCTAAAAACCTACAAGTAGGTATGGAAGTAATGTCAGGCCCTGAGGCTGATATTAAAGTAGGTAACGCACTACCATTAGCAAACATCCCTGTTGGTACAGTTGTACACAACATTGAATTAAAACCAGGTAAAGGTGGTCAGCTAGTTCGTTCTGCTGGTACATCTGCACAAGTACTTGGTAAAGAAGGTAAATACGTATTAGTACGTTTAACTTCTGGTGAAGTTCGTATGATTCTTGCTGAGTGCCGCGCATCTATCGGTCAAGTAGGTAACGAACAACACGAACTTATTAACATTGGTAAAGCAGGTCGTTCTCGTTGGTTAGGCAAACGCCCAACTGTTCGTGGATCTGTTATGAACCCTAACGATCACCCACACGGTGGTGGTGAAGGACGTTCACCAATCGGACGTAAATCACCTATGTCTCCATGGGGTAAACCAACTCTTGGATTCAAGACTCGTAAGAAGAAAAACAAATCAGATAAGTTTATCGTACGTCGTCGTAAAAAATAA
- the rplN gene encoding 50S ribosomal protein L14: MIQQESRLKVADNSGAREVLTIKVLGGSGRKTANIGDVIVCTVKQATPGGVVKKGDVVKAVIVRTKTGARRPDGSYIRFDENACVIIKDDKSPRGTRIFGPVARELRDNNFMKIVSLAPEVL; this comes from the coding sequence ATGATTCAACAAGAATCACGTTTAAAAGTTGCTGACAACTCTGGTGCTCGTGAAGTACTTACGATTAAAGTTCTTGGTGGTTCTGGTCGCAAAACTGCTAATATTGGTGATGTGATCGTTTGTACAGTAAAACAAGCAACACCTGGTGGCGTTGTTAAAAAAGGTGACGTTGTTAAGGCAGTTATTGTTCGTACAAAGACCGGTGCACGCCGTCCTGATGGTTCTTACATTCGTTTTGATGAAAACGCATGTGTTATTATCAAGGATGATAAGAGCCCACGTGGAACTCGTATCTTCGGTCCAGTTGCCCGTGAACTTCGCGATAACAACTTTATGAAAATTGTATCATTAGCTCCAGAAGTATTATAA
- the rplX gene encoding 50S ribosomal protein L24 — MHVKKGDKVRVISGKDKGKTGVILASYPKDSRVLVEGVNIVKKHAKPSQVNPQGGIISFEAPIHVSNVMPIDPKSGNPTRVGYKTVDGKKVRVAKSGEVLDK, encoded by the coding sequence ATGCATGTTAAAAAAGGTGATAAAGTAAGAGTCATCTCTGGTAAGGATAAAGGCAAAACAGGTGTAATCCTAGCTTCTTATCCTAAAGATAGCCGTGTTCTAGTAGAAGGTGTAAACATCGTGAAAAAACACGCTAAGCCTTCTCAAGTGAATCCACAAGGCGGTATTATCAGCTTTGAGGCTCCAATTCATGTATCAAACGTTATGCCTATCGATCCTAAATCAGGTAACCCGACTCGTGTAGGTTACAAAACGGTTGATGGCAAAAAAGTACGCGTAGCAAAATCCGGTG